In Archocentrus centrarchus isolate MPI-CPG fArcCen1 chromosome 22, fArcCen1, whole genome shotgun sequence, one DNA window encodes the following:
- the coq6 gene encoding ubiquinone biosynthesis monooxygenase COQ6, mitochondrial isoform X1, which translates to MHKLTRASLALNGLSRCFVTERHLSAVKITRRGLVCADHGNDVYDIIISGGGMVGSAMACSLGMDPNLQGKKILLLEAGNKKVIDKVPDTYSTRVSSISPGSATLLSGIGAWEHITNMRFKPYKKMQVWDACSDALITFDKENVEDEMAYIVENDIIVAALTKQLDTLSENVQVKYRSKVVKYTWPMPYQAADYIPWVHITLANGETLQTKLLIGADGPNSMVRQELEIPTVKWNYDQSAVVAVLHLSEPTENNVAWQRFLPTGPIAMLPLSDTQSSLVWSTSHSLAEELLELDEERFVDAINSAFWSNENQSDLIETAGSLFRGALSAIMPSAGSPRQLPPSVAGIGPKSRVMFPLGMGHASEYIRHRVALIGDAAHRVHPLAGQGVNLGFGDVACLMQILSQAAFNGKDLGAIQHLLEYETERQRHNLPMMAAVDLMKRLYSTNAAPVVLLRTFGLQATNMLPALKEQIMAFASK; encoded by the exons ATGCACAAGCTCACAAGGGCGTCGCTGGCCTTAAACGGACTCAGCCGGTGTTTTGTAACAGAAAGGCATTTATCTGCTGTAAAAATCACCAGGCGAGGATTAGTATGTGCAGATCATGGGAATGATGTTTATGATATAATTATATCCGGGGGAGGGATGGTTGGATCTGCAATGGCTTGTTCCTTGG GTATGGATCCAAACTTGCAGGGTAAGAAGATTCTACTGCTTGAAGCCGGCAACAAGAAAGTAATAGACAAAGTCCCGGACACCTACAGCACCAGAGTTAGCTCCATCAGTCCAGGCTCTGCCACCCTTCTCAGTG GTATTGGAGCATGGGAGCATATCACAAATATGAGGTTCAAGCCGTATAAAAAGATGCAG GTTTGGGATGCCTGCTCAGATGCCCTGATCACATTCGATAAGGAGAACGTGGAGGACGAGATGGCGTACATCGTGGAGAACGACATCATTGTGGCTGCGCTCACTAAACAGCTGGACACTCTGTCTG AAAATGTCCAAGTTAAGTACAGGTCAAAGGTGGTGAAATACACGTGGCCCATGCCCTACCAGGCAGCAGACTACATCCCTTGGGTGCACATCACGTTGGCCAATGGGGAGACTCTTCAGACTAAGCTGTTG ATTGGCGCAGATGGACCGAACTCGATGGTGAGGCAGGAATTAGAAATACCCACAGTCAAGTGGAATTATGACCAGTCTGCTGTGGTTGCTGTGCTGCACCTATCAGAG CCCACTGAGAACAATGTTGCATGGCAGAGGTTCCTCCCAACAGGACCCATTGCAATGTTACCG CTGTCCGACACGCAGAGCTCTCTGGTGTGGTCAACCAGCCATTCGCTAGCAGAGGAGCTGCTCGAGCTGGATGAAGAGAGATTTGTTGACGCCATCAACTCTGCCTTT TGGAGTAATGAGAACCAGTCAGACCTAATTGAGACGGCTGGCTCGCTGTTTCGAGGCGCTCTGTCGGCCATCATGCCATCTGCAGGTTCACCTCGACAGCTTCCTCCGAGCGTGGCGGGGATCGGCCCAAAGTCACGGGTCATGTTCCCACTGGGTATGGGTCACGCATCCGAGTACATCAGGCACAGAGTTGCGCTCATTGG GGATGCGGCCCATCGTGTCCATCCTCTGGCTGGTCAGGGAGTTAACCTGGGATTCGGTGACGTGGCCTGCCTCATGCAGATCCTAAGTCAGGCGGCCTTTAACGGGAAAGACCTGG GAGCAATTCAGCACTTATTAGAATATGAAACAGAACGTCAGCGGCACAATCTGCCCATGATGGCTGCCGTCGACCTCATGAAACGGCTGTATTCCACCAACGCCGCGCCTGTGGTTCTCCTACGCACCTTCGGTCTGCAAGCCACCAACATGCTCCCAGCACTAAAA GAGCAAATCATGGCATTTGCAAGCAAATGA
- the fam161b gene encoding protein FAM161B, with protein MNNMLKLDTLLEDGLRSDLTLQLHIKALRETLKQQLQETERIQTEELEKRIHQNACLSADADKKTSGNKKHLTECDRMVTSASAIRNASHKPVQSERPNTSTDRKQCSRRTQLCERFALTKTLQLSKEEEAEAECQKKFSALPLPSHVIQPIYQEMMEQREKERKEGLEQRKQFLLSIQKPFSFQEREKEKREKLIAKLNQVLHVINDVRVRKAPQKEIKDSPDSSETKDREQVCPKLHTQAAVREENPTRNGPKLRTAERTRKEKLGFLDEKPSFQPKIIHQVPDFSALHKALQTEALLKMQSKDITKCQPFFLRTSARPARQSRMSPANSQIPKTSNFSRSKSLGALTLISTDTLPTYITDAVRKRCMATRKSIEMRDNKNQDSVDWLRNYQMRSQAMKKTITLHAKLLDPHSSLKEVYNEKLQLHREADQQRMRDYTRELREIKARVNERPFLFEQVKQRNAKAQAEQTYRSKLKKAGLKEQFVEENGEALTSEDDRSIEKDIDRREENGGDGEKIEAVEEKSVKSKGEAVP; from the exons ATGAACAATATGTTAAAACTGGATACTTTGCTGGAGGATGGACTCCGATCAGATTTAACTCTTCAGCTGCATATTAAGGCTCTTAGAGAGACCCTGAAACAGCAgttgcaggagacagaaaggatACAGACAGAGGAGCTGGAAAAGAGGATTCATCAGAACGCTTGCCTGTCAGCAGATGCAGATAAAAAGACTTCTGGAAATAAAAAACACCTGACTGA ATGTGACAGGATGGTGACATCTGCCTCAGCAATCCGAAACGCTTCCCACAAACCCGTACAGTCAGAGAGGCCAAACACTTCAACAGATAGGAAGCAATGTTCTCGCAGGACTCAGCTGTGTGAGCGATTTGCTTTAACTAAAACTTTGCAGCTGAGTAAAGAGGAGGAGGCTGAGGCTGAGTGTCAGAAGAAGTTCTCTGCtcttcctctccccagccatgTCATTCAACCCATCTACCAGGAGATGatggagcagagagagaaggagaggaaggagggcCTTGAGCAGAGGAAGCAATTCTTGCTTTCCATTCAAAAGCCTTTCAGCTTccaggagagagaaaaggagaagagGGAGAAGCTGATTGCAAAGTTAAACCAAGTCTTGCATGTTATTAACGATGTCCGAGTTAGAAAAGCACctcagaaagaaataaaagattcCCCAGATTCCTCTGAGACAAAAG ACCGGGAGCAAGTCTGCCCGAAACTCCACACTCAGGCGGCAGTGAGGGAGGAGAATCCCACTAGGAATGGCCCAAAACTTCGCACAGCAGAGCGCACCAGGAAAGAAAAGCTGGGCTTTCTGGATGAGAAGCCAAGTTTTCAGCCAAAGATCATCCATCAGGTCCCTGATTTCAGTGCCTTGCACAAGGCCTTGCAGACAGAGGCGCTGCTGAAAATGCAGAGTAAAGATATAACAAAGTGTCAACCATTTTTCCTGAGAACATCAGCTCGGCCTGCAAGGCAAAGCAGGATGAGCCCGGCAAACTCCCAG ATACCAAAAACGAGTAATTTCAGTAGAAGCAAGTCACTTGGAGCTTTAACGTTAATATCCACTGACACACTGCCCACATACATCACAGACGCTGTGAGGAAGCGCTGCATGGCCACCAG AAAGTCAATTGAGATGAGGGATAATAAGAATCAAGACAGTGTCGACTGGTTGAGGAACTACCAAATGAGATCCCAAGCTATGAAGAAGACAATAACCCTCCATGCAAAGTTGCTGGACCCACACAGCAGCTTGAAAGAAGTGTATAATGAGAAACTGCAGCTCCATCG GGAGGCTGATCAACAAAGAATGAGGGATTACACGAGAGAGTTACGGGAAATTAAGGCGCGAGTTAATGAACGCCCTTTTTTGTTTGAACAGGTGAAACAG AGAAATGCAAAAGCTCAAGCAGAGCAGACATACAGGAGCAAGCTGAAGAAAGCTGGGTTAAAGGAGCAGTTTGTTGAAGAAAACGGAGAAGCCCTCACATCTGAAGATGACCGCAGCATTGAAAAGGACATTGACAGGAG GGAAGAAAATGGAGGAGACGGGGAGAAAATTGAGGCTGTGGAAGAGAAGAGCGTGAAGTCCAAAGGGGAAGCAGTGCCATGA
- the coq6 gene encoding ubiquinone biosynthesis monooxygenase COQ6, mitochondrial isoform X2, protein MDPNLQGKKILLLEAGNKKVIDKVPDTYSTRVSSISPGSATLLSGIGAWEHITNMRFKPYKKMQVWDACSDALITFDKENVEDEMAYIVENDIIVAALTKQLDTLSENVQVKYRSKVVKYTWPMPYQAADYIPWVHITLANGETLQTKLLIGADGPNSMVRQELEIPTVKWNYDQSAVVAVLHLSEPTENNVAWQRFLPTGPIAMLPLSDTQSSLVWSTSHSLAEELLELDEERFVDAINSAFWSNENQSDLIETAGSLFRGALSAIMPSAGSPRQLPPSVAGIGPKSRVMFPLGMGHASEYIRHRVALIGDAAHRVHPLAGQGVNLGFGDVACLMQILSQAAFNGKDLGAIQHLLEYETERQRHNLPMMAAVDLMKRLYSTNAAPVVLLRTFGLQATNMLPALKEQIMAFASK, encoded by the exons ATGGATCCAAACTTGCAGGGTAAGAAGATTCTACTGCTTGAAGCCGGCAACAAGAAAGTAATAGACAAAGTCCCGGACACCTACAGCACCAGAGTTAGCTCCATCAGTCCAGGCTCTGCCACCCTTCTCAGTG GTATTGGAGCATGGGAGCATATCACAAATATGAGGTTCAAGCCGTATAAAAAGATGCAG GTTTGGGATGCCTGCTCAGATGCCCTGATCACATTCGATAAGGAGAACGTGGAGGACGAGATGGCGTACATCGTGGAGAACGACATCATTGTGGCTGCGCTCACTAAACAGCTGGACACTCTGTCTG AAAATGTCCAAGTTAAGTACAGGTCAAAGGTGGTGAAATACACGTGGCCCATGCCCTACCAGGCAGCAGACTACATCCCTTGGGTGCACATCACGTTGGCCAATGGGGAGACTCTTCAGACTAAGCTGTTG ATTGGCGCAGATGGACCGAACTCGATGGTGAGGCAGGAATTAGAAATACCCACAGTCAAGTGGAATTATGACCAGTCTGCTGTGGTTGCTGTGCTGCACCTATCAGAG CCCACTGAGAACAATGTTGCATGGCAGAGGTTCCTCCCAACAGGACCCATTGCAATGTTACCG CTGTCCGACACGCAGAGCTCTCTGGTGTGGTCAACCAGCCATTCGCTAGCAGAGGAGCTGCTCGAGCTGGATGAAGAGAGATTTGTTGACGCCATCAACTCTGCCTTT TGGAGTAATGAGAACCAGTCAGACCTAATTGAGACGGCTGGCTCGCTGTTTCGAGGCGCTCTGTCGGCCATCATGCCATCTGCAGGTTCACCTCGACAGCTTCCTCCGAGCGTGGCGGGGATCGGCCCAAAGTCACGGGTCATGTTCCCACTGGGTATGGGTCACGCATCCGAGTACATCAGGCACAGAGTTGCGCTCATTGG GGATGCGGCCCATCGTGTCCATCCTCTGGCTGGTCAGGGAGTTAACCTGGGATTCGGTGACGTGGCCTGCCTCATGCAGATCCTAAGTCAGGCGGCCTTTAACGGGAAAGACCTGG GAGCAATTCAGCACTTATTAGAATATGAAACAGAACGTCAGCGGCACAATCTGCCCATGATGGCTGCCGTCGACCTCATGAAACGGCTGTATTCCACCAACGCCGCGCCTGTGGTTCTCCTACGCACCTTCGGTCTGCAAGCCACCAACATGCTCCCAGCACTAAAA GAGCAAATCATGGCATTTGCAAGCAAATGA
- the bbof1a gene encoding basal body-orientation factor 1 isoform X2 — protein MPTNKASKPKRAKAGKEKKEVKRESKTDRESDVEKAKTNAGLWELRLKATERSLRDYTESCQKLARDNERLTDQLYHAENDAIHVTGHWERQLEAKEGKICKLEKALQTQEALAREEKNKLAGDLNMIQEEMMKMKEMEIQREQDIIHMKKSSDDAYKELMEKLREMEGQFLKEKDRLEKETKECYQTMVQMVEDHHEATEQLKDTLHSVLKDRDCLSEELKYHKKEAEDLQKLAKSLGDENTSLALKKNMLELTVKSNAAQLETQKNKLSELRAEVASLEEALQLKVVEIELQEKNEKINLVTIQASQVELDKLQQVLAMREKELRHVKQLASTIVAKRQELEEFFHEALDHVRKEIKAGRLQYKKDALQSYRKTFKEATAGKIKFPPIRTFHKGPHSTNSVYSDMEAAAMWTYPPSVEVQISELTWEQKEQVLQLLFAKMNGYRESKFSPQVALLASSEKKSSTDSDADGIRKDLSPATISTPAPSESTLPSQPASQPDIHIT, from the exons ATGCCCACGAACAAAGCCTCCAAACCTAAGAGGGCCAAAGCCGG gaaagaaaagaaagaagtgaaACGGGAGTCGAAAACGGACAGAGAGTCGGACGTCGAGAAGGCCAAGACCAATGCGGGCCTCTGGGAGCTCAGGTTAAAGGCCACGGAGCGGTCCCTGAGGGACTACACGGAGTCCTGTCAGAAGCTGGCACGCGACAATGAGCGCCTCACCGATCAGCTGTACCACGCCGAGAACGACGCGATCCACGTAACAGGCCACTGGGAGAGACAGCTGGAAGCTAAAGAGGGAAAG ATCTGCAAGCTGGAGAAAGCCCTCCAAACCCAGGAGGCACTtgcaagagaagagaagaacaaACTG GCCGGTGACCTTAACATGATCCAGgaagaaatgatgaaaatgaaagagaTGGAAATCCAAAGGGAGCAGGATATCATTCAT ATGAAAAAAAGCAGTGATGATGCTTACAAGGAGCTCATGGAAAAACTAAGAGAGATGGAGGGTCAGTTCTTAAAAGAAAAG GACCGCCTggagaaagaaacaaaggaaTGCTATCAAACAATGGTCCAGATGGTGGAGGACCACCATGAAGCCACTGA GCAGTTGAAAGACACTTTGCACTCTGTGCTCAAGGATCGTGATTGCCTCAGTGAAGAGCTGAAATATCACaaaaaggaggcagaggatCTGCAGAAGTTAGCAAAATCACTGGGTGATGAAAACACCTCGCTGGCATTGAAGAAG AACATGCTTGAGTTGACAGTAAAGAGCAATGCAGCTCAGTTGGAGACCCAAAAAAATAAGCTATCCGAACTGAGGGCCGAGGTAGCTTCCCTGGAGGAGGCCTTACAGCTTAAGGTTGTGGAGATCGAACTACAGGAGAAGAATGAGAAAATTAACCTGGTCACCATCCAGGCCAGTCAGGTAGAGCTGGACAAACTGCAGCAAGTGCTCGCCATGCGCGAAAAGGAACTGAGGCATGTCAAGCAACTAGCGAGCACCATTGTAGCAAAGCGCCAAGAGCTGGAGGAGTTCTTCCATGAAGCACTggatcatgtgaggaaggagatCAAGGCCGGCAGGCTCCAATACAAAAAGGATGCACTGCAGAGTTATCGTAAGACTTTCAAAGAAGCCACAGCAGGAAAGATAAAGTTCCCACCCATCCGCACCTTCCATAAAGGTCCCCACAGTACTAACTCTGTCTATTCAGACATGGAGGCAGCTGCGATGTG GACTTATCCACCAAGTGTTGAGGTTCAAATCTCCGAGCTGACTTGGGAGCAAAAGGAACAAGTGCTCCAGCTTCTCTTTGCTAAAATGAACGGATACAGGGAAAG CAAATTCAGCCCACAGGTGGCTCTGCTGGCCTCCTCTGAGAAGAAGAGCTCTACGGACAGTGATGCAGACGG AATTAGAAAGGACCTGTCCCCGGCAACCATCAGCACCCCGGCGCCATCAGAGTCCACGCTGCCCtcgcagccagccagccagccagatATACATATCACGTAA
- the entpd5a gene encoding ectonucleoside triphosphate diphosphohydrolase 5 gives MATPSLLLTLYVWFLAGSLLAEATYYRHHRYIPQFYRYREHSANTENLLPEVSNPVPEVSQPGAPTYPEVPEVFHPAPEVTHPIPEAFHPVPEVVYPAPEPYHPLSVREPAPEGSSPVNTSRVFYGIMFDAGSTGTRIHIYKFIQKDPVELPVLVNEMYHAVKPGLSSYKDDPEEGGNTIRQLLKIAKKTVPEDDWRRTPVVLKATAGLRLLPEDKARALLREVQTVFEESPFYVPSNSVSIMNGKNEGVFAWVTVNFLTGHLYSNTKRTVGILDLGGGSTQITFLPKSKKTIQSAPSNYIASFNLFDHTYQLYTHSYLGNGLFAARYATVGALGADGLDWKIFTSSCLPKKFRGNGTFSGTIYKVSGIPDGYAGYKLCYYEVMKVIKGIVHQPYEVRGSSVFYAFSYYFDKAVESGLIDGSRGGTVEVRDFKKRAKEVCNKMTKYGAINPFLCMDLTYITCLLKEGFGFKDSTVLHLAKKVNNVETSWALGATFDFFRNLKIH, from the exons ATGGCCACGCCGAGCCTGCTCCTCACTCTATACGTGTGGTTTCTGGCCGGGAGCCTCTTAGCGGAGGCGACCTACTACCGCCACCACCGCTACATCCCCCAGTTCTACCGCTACCGGGAGCACTCCGCCAACACGGAGAACCTCCTCCCTGAGGTCTCCAACCCGGTGCCTGAAGTCTCGCAGCCCGGTGCGCCGACATACCCCGAGGTCCCCGAGGTCTTTCACCCGGCACCTGAAGTCACCCATCCCATACCAGAGGCTTTCCACCCGGTGCCCGAAGTCGTGTATCCTGCACCTGAGCCTTATCACCCGCTTTCGGTGCGTGAACCCGCACCTGAGGGGTCCTCCCCTGTCAACACGAGTCGTGTTTTCTATGGGATCATGTTTGACGCTGGGAGCACAGGCACCAGGATCCATATCTACAAGTTCATTCAGAAAGACCCCG ttgagCTTCCAGTTCTGGTCAACGAAATGTACCATGCAGTGAAACCTGGACTGTCTTCGTACAAGGACGACCCTGAAGAG GGTGGCAACACCATCCGCCAGTTACTGAAGATTGCCAAGAAGACGGTGCCAGAGGACGACTGGAGAAGAACCCCGGTGGTCCTGAAGGCCACAGCAGGTCTGCGTCTGCTGCCTGAAGACAAGGCCAGGGCTCTTCTGAGGGAG GTACAAACGGTGTTTGAAGAATCCCCTTTCTATGTGCCGAGCAACAGCGTTTCTATCATGAATGGAAAAAATGAag GAGTCTTCGCCTGGGTCACAGTGAACTTCCTTACAG GTCACTTGTACTCTAACACAAAGAGGACAGTTGGCATTCTGGATTTGGGTGGAGGATCTACGCAGATCACATTCCTTCCAAAATCAAAG AAAACCATTCAGTCTGCTCCATCTAATTACATCGCCAGCTTCAACCTGTTTGACCATACATATCAGCTCTACACACACAG CTACCTTGGAAATGGACTATTTGCAGCTCGCTATGCAACTGTTGGAGCACTGGGAGCTGATG gTCTGGATTGGAAAATCTTCACTAGCTCATGCCTCCCGAAAAAGTTCAGGGGAAATGGGACTTTTTCAGGAACCATCTACAAAGTTAGCGGGATTCCAGACG gATATGCCGGTTATAAGTTGTGCTACTACGAGGTCATGAAGGTTATCAAAGGAATAGTTCATCAGCCTTATGAAGTGAGAGGCAGCAGCGTCTTCTATGCTTTCTCCTACTACTTCGACAAAGCTGTGGAGTCTGGTCTCATCG ATGGCAGTCGAGGTGGTACAGTTGAAGTCAGGGATTTTAAGAAAAGAGCCAAAGAAG tgtgcAACAAAATGACCAAATACGGTGCTATTAATCCTTTCCTCTGCATGGATCTGACATACATCACCTGCCTGCTAAAAGAGGGCTTTGGCTTTAAAGACAGCACAGTGCTACAT CTCGCCAAAAAGGTGAATAATGTGGAGACAAGCTGGGCCCTGGGGGCAACCTTTGACTTCTTCAGAAACCTTAAAATCCACTAA
- the bbof1a gene encoding basal body-orientation factor 1 isoform X1 gives MPTNKASKPKRAKAGKEKKEVKRESKTDRESDVEKAKTNAGLWELRLKATERSLRDYTESCQKLARDNERLTDQLYHAENDAIHVTGHWERQLEAKEGKICKLEKALQTQEALAREEKNKLAGDLNMIQEEMMKMKEMEIQREQDIIHMKKSSDDAYKELMEKLREMEGQFLKEKDRLEKETKECYQTMVQMVEDHHEATEQLKDTLHSVLKDRDCLSEELKYHKKEAEDLQKLAKSLGDENTSLALKKNMLELTVKSNAAQLETQKNKLSELRAEVASLEEALQLKVVEIELQEKNEKINLVTIQASQVELDKLQQVLAMREKELRHVKQLASTIVAKRQELEEFFHEALDHVRKEIKAGRLQYKKDALQSYRKTFKEATAGKIKFPPIRTFHKGPHSTNSVYSDMEAAAMWTYPPSVEVQISELTWEQKEQVLQLLFAKMNGYRESKFSPQVALLASSEKKSSTDSDADGIRKDLSPATISTPAPSESTLPSQPASQPDIHITTFVRSIKIHRQDCCTLV, from the exons ATGCCCACGAACAAAGCCTCCAAACCTAAGAGGGCCAAAGCCGG gaaagaaaagaaagaagtgaaACGGGAGTCGAAAACGGACAGAGAGTCGGACGTCGAGAAGGCCAAGACCAATGCGGGCCTCTGGGAGCTCAGGTTAAAGGCCACGGAGCGGTCCCTGAGGGACTACACGGAGTCCTGTCAGAAGCTGGCACGCGACAATGAGCGCCTCACCGATCAGCTGTACCACGCCGAGAACGACGCGATCCACGTAACAGGCCACTGGGAGAGACAGCTGGAAGCTAAAGAGGGAAAG ATCTGCAAGCTGGAGAAAGCCCTCCAAACCCAGGAGGCACTtgcaagagaagagaagaacaaACTG GCCGGTGACCTTAACATGATCCAGgaagaaatgatgaaaatgaaagagaTGGAAATCCAAAGGGAGCAGGATATCATTCAT ATGAAAAAAAGCAGTGATGATGCTTACAAGGAGCTCATGGAAAAACTAAGAGAGATGGAGGGTCAGTTCTTAAAAGAAAAG GACCGCCTggagaaagaaacaaaggaaTGCTATCAAACAATGGTCCAGATGGTGGAGGACCACCATGAAGCCACTGA GCAGTTGAAAGACACTTTGCACTCTGTGCTCAAGGATCGTGATTGCCTCAGTGAAGAGCTGAAATATCACaaaaaggaggcagaggatCTGCAGAAGTTAGCAAAATCACTGGGTGATGAAAACACCTCGCTGGCATTGAAGAAG AACATGCTTGAGTTGACAGTAAAGAGCAATGCAGCTCAGTTGGAGACCCAAAAAAATAAGCTATCCGAACTGAGGGCCGAGGTAGCTTCCCTGGAGGAGGCCTTACAGCTTAAGGTTGTGGAGATCGAACTACAGGAGAAGAATGAGAAAATTAACCTGGTCACCATCCAGGCCAGTCAGGTAGAGCTGGACAAACTGCAGCAAGTGCTCGCCATGCGCGAAAAGGAACTGAGGCATGTCAAGCAACTAGCGAGCACCATTGTAGCAAAGCGCCAAGAGCTGGAGGAGTTCTTCCATGAAGCACTggatcatgtgaggaaggagatCAAGGCCGGCAGGCTCCAATACAAAAAGGATGCACTGCAGAGTTATCGTAAGACTTTCAAAGAAGCCACAGCAGGAAAGATAAAGTTCCCACCCATCCGCACCTTCCATAAAGGTCCCCACAGTACTAACTCTGTCTATTCAGACATGGAGGCAGCTGCGATGTG GACTTATCCACCAAGTGTTGAGGTTCAAATCTCCGAGCTGACTTGGGAGCAAAAGGAACAAGTGCTCCAGCTTCTCTTTGCTAAAATGAACGGATACAGGGAAAG CAAATTCAGCCCACAGGTGGCTCTGCTGGCCTCCTCTGAGAAGAAGAGCTCTACGGACAGTGATGCAGACGG AATTAGAAAGGACCTGTCCCCGGCAACCATCAGCACCCCGGCGCCATCAGAGTCCACGCTGCCCtcgcagccagccagccagccagatATACATATCAC TACTTTTGTTCGTTCTATCAAAATCCACAGACAGGATTGTTGTaccttagtttaa